One stretch of Daphnia pulicaria isolate SC F1-1A chromosome 8, SC_F0-13Bv2, whole genome shotgun sequence DNA includes these proteins:
- the LOC124312667 gene encoding uncharacterized protein LOC124312667 — MKQSTLKKDQNEPETCNPPFIDLDVDLSYLGINFTVKSSPSLKNEVWIPSEENVIDGSTLQENCEPKLQAFEQYYSDKSASFHTYCLEQLSSSDDLPEGWSGDCLICPGNTAFKCYNANNSLSCPKDSIEWNEIFSMLTGVSHLSLQEKIETLTWRVCPFYGILEILASNVVVWTTKVETVDGPICSFCDRYVSPIYRTTTNSCVSCEHNYIITLFPPTPRILDIPKTDVPRKNKTLVFLCARLSAGNTLTVGYFDKLVASLEQSESNPGRFGKFNRPGLPAGMEIVGKFVARATATTKIDTRNERTINAEADWLPMNLLPEFIVHRYWPGNTVLIGMSSPSCLTVSPNHLVMHS, encoded by the exons atgaaacaaagtactttgaaaaaagaccAGAATGAACCAGAAACGTGCAATCCGCCGTTTATTGATCTTGATGTCGATCTTTCATATCTCGGGATAAATTTTACCGTTAAATCGTCTCCATCACTTAAAAACGAAGTCTGGATCCCATCAGAAGAAAATGTGATTGACGGGTCAACTCTCCAAGAAAATTGTGAGCCAAAATTACAGGCATTTGAGCAATATTATTCTGACAAATCTGCTTCTTTTCACACATATTGCCTCG aaCAACTGTCGTCCAGTGACGATTTACCTGAAGGTTGGAGTGGTGATTGTCTGATTTGTCCAGGCAATACTGCTTTTAAATGTTACAACGCCAACAACAGCCTCTCCTGTCCAAAGGACAGTATTGAATGgaacgaaattttttccatGTTAACAGGTGTTTCGCATTTGTCGCTTCAAGAGAAGATTGAAACGCTCACATG gCGAGTTTGCCCTTTCTATGGGATCTTGGAAATCTTGGCGTCCAATGTTGTTGTGTGGACAACTAAAGTAGAAACGGTCGACGGACCGATTTGCTCATTTTGCGATCGTTACGTGAGTCCCATCTACCGCACGACAACGAATTCATGCGTATCCTGCGAGCACAATTACATAATAACGCTATTTCCACCAACTCCAAGAATTCTTGATATCCCAAAGACAGATGTGCCCCGGAAGAACAAGACGTTAGTCTTCTTGTGCGCCCGGCTATCGGCTGGGAATACATTGACGGTTGGATACTTTGACAAATTGGTCGCGTCACTAGAACAAAGTGAAAG CAATCCAGGACGGTTTGGTAAATTCAACCGTCCCGGGTTGCCGGCAGGAATGGAGATTGTTGGAAAATTTGTTGCCCGCGCGACTGCAACTACAAAAATTGATACTAGAAACGAGCGAACCATCAATGCTGAAGCTGATTGGCTACCGATGAATCTGTTGCCAGAGTTCATCGTACATCGCTACTGGCCGGGAAATACAGTTCTCATAGGAATGTCTTCACCTTCCTGTTTAACCGTTTCGCCAAATCATCTGGTTATGCATTCGTAA